A genome region from Catenulispora sp. EB89 includes the following:
- a CDS encoding heme-degrading domain-containing protein, with amino-acid sequence MSERATSERPTSDELLAQEERLVFSGFTHDDAWALGSLLVELARERELPVAVDIRRGDQQLFHHARPGTSPDNASWIERKTNVVRRFGHSSLLVGQRHRDRGTTFEDATGLPGDTYAAHGGSFPITVAGAGIIGTVTVSGLPQVEDHKLVVEAVQRFLDGGH; translated from the coding sequence GTGAGCGAACGAGCTACGAGCGAACGACCGACGAGCGACGAACTGCTCGCCCAAGAAGAACGCCTGGTCTTCAGCGGCTTCACCCACGACGACGCCTGGGCCCTGGGCTCGCTGCTGGTCGAGCTGGCCCGCGAGCGCGAGCTGCCGGTCGCCGTCGACATCCGCCGGGGCGACCAGCAGCTGTTCCACCACGCGCGGCCCGGCACCAGCCCGGACAACGCGTCGTGGATCGAGCGCAAGACCAACGTCGTGCGCCGCTTCGGCCACAGCTCGCTGCTGGTCGGCCAGCGCCACCGGGACCGCGGGACCACGTTCGAGGACGCCACCGGGCTGCCCGGCGACACCTACGCGGCGCACGGCGGCTCGTTCCCGATCACCGTCGCCGGCGCCGGGATCATCGGGACGGTCACCGTCTCCGGGCTGCCGCAGGTCGAGGACCACAAGCTGGTGGTCGAGGCGGTGCAGCGGTTCCTCGACGGCGGGCACTGA
- a CDS encoding ATP-binding protein has protein sequence MAAVGFSVALCALISYLAISKTIMGRMDSQLKQRATVFTASPLDMFTPTLLDANQRLLAASGYQETLVYADGTAHEPENLKLQRIGPDGQAGQILATYQVWAPYGAPEVAVAAQQSDTSLRTINYNGVDYRVYAVHNTYGDGSPDNPQPSALVFSTSLAQTESALKTIATISVVVGLLGIALAAAAGLAIGRAALRPVVRLSHATEYIARTGDLARLHVNGDDEIAQLTRNFNTMLEALAQSREHQKRLVADAGHELRTPLTSIRTNLDLLAQVSAAPDDVRLPAEERVALLNDVRAQMEELSMLIADLVELSRDDHPSHTIEHLDLVNVIERAAERVQRRALSVSVTYDFQLEHWYLQGDATALERMVTNLLDNATKFSPEAGTVTVTLADGLLQVADQGPGIAEEDLTHVFERFYRSPEARSTPGSGLGLAIVQHIATNHGGHVAAARAPGGGALLSVWLPGRAARLEEPVAAV, from the coding sequence GTGGCGGCGGTGGGGTTCTCGGTGGCCCTGTGCGCCCTGATCAGCTATCTGGCGATCAGCAAGACGATCATGGGCCGGATGGACAGCCAGCTGAAGCAGCGCGCGACCGTCTTCACCGCCTCGCCGCTGGATATGTTCACGCCGACCCTCCTCGACGCCAACCAGCGGCTGCTGGCCGCTTCCGGCTACCAGGAGACCCTGGTCTACGCCGACGGCACCGCGCACGAGCCGGAGAACCTCAAGCTGCAGCGCATCGGCCCGGACGGGCAGGCGGGGCAGATCCTGGCGACCTACCAGGTGTGGGCTCCCTACGGGGCGCCCGAAGTCGCCGTCGCCGCGCAGCAGAGCGACACCTCGCTCCGGACCATCAACTACAACGGCGTGGACTACCGCGTCTACGCCGTCCACAACACCTATGGCGACGGATCCCCGGACAACCCGCAGCCCTCGGCGCTCGTCTTCTCGACCTCGCTGGCCCAGACCGAGTCGGCGCTGAAGACCATCGCCACGATCTCGGTCGTCGTCGGCCTGCTGGGTATCGCGCTCGCGGCCGCCGCGGGCCTGGCGATCGGGCGCGCGGCGCTGCGGCCGGTCGTGCGGCTCTCGCACGCGACCGAGTACATAGCCCGGACCGGCGACCTGGCGCGCCTGCACGTCAACGGTGACGACGAGATCGCGCAGCTGACGCGCAACTTCAACACCATGCTCGAAGCACTGGCCCAGTCGCGGGAGCACCAGAAGCGGCTCGTCGCCGACGCCGGACACGAACTGCGCACGCCGCTCACCTCCATCCGCACCAACCTGGACCTGCTCGCGCAGGTCTCGGCCGCGCCCGACGACGTCCGCCTGCCGGCCGAGGAGCGCGTCGCGCTGCTCAACGACGTACGCGCGCAGATGGAAGAGCTCTCCATGCTCATCGCAGACCTCGTCGAGCTGTCCCGGGACGACCATCCCTCGCACACGATCGAGCACCTGGACCTGGTCAACGTCATCGAACGCGCCGCCGAGCGGGTGCAGCGGCGGGCGCTGAGCGTCAGCGTCACGTACGACTTCCAGCTGGAGCACTGGTACCTCCAGGGCGACGCCACCGCGCTGGAGCGGATGGTGACCAACCTGCTGGACAACGCGACGAAGTTCTCGCCCGAGGCCGGCACGGTCACCGTCACCCTGGCCGACGGCCTCCTCCAGGTCGCCGACCAGGGCCCGGGCATCGCCGAGGAAGACCTCACGCACGTCTTCGAGCGCTTCTACCGCTCGCCGGAGGCGCGCTCCACCCCGGGCTCCGGCCTCGGGCTGGCGATCGTGCAGCACATCGCCACGAACCACGGCGGCCACGTCGCCGCGGCGCGGGCCCCGGGCGGTGGGGCGCTGCTCAGCGTGTGGCTGCCGGGGCGTGCGGCGCGGCTGGAGGAGCCGGTCGCCGCGGTGTGA
- a CDS encoding NPCBM/NEW2 domain-containing protein, with the protein MRLISKLTTLAASAALLVTGGTAWASATASRPPSRTAIPINNLARTPYQGWNTYYGLGSTFTEQTIKAEADALVSKGLAAAGYNYVWIDGGWWNGTRDTSGNITVSASQWPDGMQAVADYIHSRGLKAGIYTDSGLNGCGGANQGSYGRYQQDVNQFAAWGYDAVKVDFCGSEQMGLDPATVYGQFRDALLNNSSHRPMLFNICNPFIPETGAAPGRTAFDSYKFGPSTGNSWRTDTDIGFPNNVQYSDVLRNLDADAAHPEAAGPGHWNDPDYLGPELGMTDAEARSQFSMWSIVAAPLIIGSDVTKLSDNAVAMLTNREVLAVDQDPLGIQGTVLTGAANPANPANTQVWTKPLAGGDVAVALLNRGTTPQTITTTAAQIGLPTSGAYALRDLWQHTTTESAGTIAATVAPHGVVLLRVSRHGDPATMAPSTVLSPATLTPTAQAALPLVAPGASFPVSATFTDNGRLPVQDVSLTLAVPAGWTATPTGSVTASQLKSGQSMAASWQVTAAPGALPSPEQLALTASYGWQSSNYGAPKSLQTLSTSESTQVQVPAAPPAGTGPLSHHPWLDAASGYLVPRVDLEDAGGGPLTMHGVTYPTGVGTASVSTIDYYVGGNCTTLSATVGIDDSADFDPTGGTVTFQVYGDGTKLYDSGLVTRAAPQTMSVNLGSAKVISLVVGDGGDGTYNDRADWGGLQIACGAPVATQPGGPWPYLVPTSALSATATSANNGYPASNAVDGQVTTLWHSQFSPVHDPLPISLTIDLGSVQTVTGLTYQPRLDGDITGTITGYTVEVSSDGATFTSAASPGTWPQDATLKSVQFTPVSARYVRLTATAGANGYASAAEVGVAALPAA; encoded by the coding sequence ATGAGGTTGATATCAAAGCTCACTACGTTGGCCGCATCGGCGGCCCTATTGGTCACAGGCGGAACGGCCTGGGCAAGCGCGACCGCCTCCCGACCGCCGTCCCGAACCGCGATCCCCATCAACAACCTGGCCCGCACCCCGTATCAGGGCTGGAACACCTACTACGGCCTCGGCTCGACCTTCACTGAGCAGACGATCAAAGCCGAGGCAGACGCCCTGGTCTCCAAAGGTCTCGCAGCCGCCGGCTACAACTACGTCTGGATCGACGGCGGCTGGTGGAACGGCACCCGCGACACCTCCGGCAACATCACCGTCAGCGCGAGTCAGTGGCCTGACGGCATGCAGGCCGTCGCCGACTACATCCACTCCCGAGGCCTGAAAGCCGGCATCTACACCGACTCCGGCCTCAACGGCTGCGGCGGCGCCAACCAGGGCAGCTACGGCCGCTACCAGCAGGACGTCAACCAGTTCGCGGCTTGGGGCTACGACGCGGTGAAGGTCGACTTCTGCGGCAGCGAGCAGATGGGCCTGGACCCCGCCACGGTCTACGGCCAGTTCCGCGACGCGCTGCTGAACAACAGCAGCCATCGCCCGATGCTGTTCAACATCTGCAACCCGTTCATCCCCGAGACCGGCGCCGCGCCCGGCCGCACCGCCTTCGACTCCTACAAGTTCGGCCCCAGCACCGGCAACTCCTGGCGGACCGACACCGACATCGGCTTCCCGAACAACGTCCAGTACTCCGACGTCCTCCGCAACCTGGACGCCGACGCCGCGCACCCGGAGGCCGCCGGCCCCGGCCACTGGAACGACCCGGACTACCTGGGCCCGGAGCTCGGCATGACCGACGCCGAGGCGCGGTCGCAGTTCTCGATGTGGTCGATCGTCGCGGCCCCGCTGATCATCGGCAGCGACGTCACCAAGCTCTCGGACAACGCCGTCGCGATGCTCACCAACCGCGAGGTGCTGGCCGTGGACCAGGACCCGCTGGGCATCCAGGGCACTGTCCTGACCGGCGCCGCGAACCCCGCGAACCCCGCCAACACCCAGGTCTGGACCAAACCGCTGGCCGGCGGCGACGTCGCGGTGGCACTGCTCAACCGCGGCACGACCCCGCAGACCATCACCACGACCGCCGCGCAGATCGGCCTCCCGACATCCGGCGCCTATGCCCTGCGCGACCTGTGGCAGCACACGACGACCGAGTCGGCGGGCACGATCGCCGCGACCGTCGCCCCACACGGCGTCGTGCTGCTGCGGGTGTCCCGGCACGGCGACCCGGCCACCATGGCCCCCTCGACCGTGCTGTCCCCGGCGACCCTGACCCCGACCGCGCAGGCCGCGCTTCCCCTGGTCGCGCCCGGCGCCTCGTTCCCGGTCTCGGCCACGTTCACCGACAACGGCCGGCTCCCGGTCCAGGACGTGTCGCTTACGCTCGCCGTCCCGGCGGGCTGGACGGCCACGCCGACCGGCTCCGTGACCGCAAGCCAGCTCAAGAGCGGACAATCGATGGCCGCGAGCTGGCAGGTGACAGCCGCCCCGGGTGCCTTGCCGAGCCCGGAGCAGTTGGCGCTGACCGCGAGCTACGGTTGGCAGAGCTCGAACTACGGCGCGCCGAAGTCCTTGCAGACCCTCAGTACCAGTGAGTCGACGCAGGTCCAGGTACCCGCAGCGCCACCCGCCGGCACCGGCCCGCTGAGCCACCACCCCTGGCTCGACGCGGCCAGCGGATACCTCGTTCCCCGCGTCGATCTGGAGGACGCCGGCGGCGGACCGCTGACGATGCACGGCGTCACGTACCCCACCGGCGTCGGCACCGCGTCCGTGTCGACGATCGACTACTACGTCGGCGGCAACTGCACCACGCTCAGCGCCACGGTCGGCATCGACGACTCGGCCGACTTCGACCCCACCGGCGGGACCGTCACCTTCCAGGTCTACGGCGACGGCACGAAGCTCTACGACAGCGGCCTGGTGACCCGCGCCGCGCCCCAGACCATGTCCGTGAACCTGGGGTCCGCGAAGGTGATCAGCCTGGTCGTCGGCGACGGCGGCGACGGCACCTACAACGACCGCGCGGACTGGGGCGGTCTGCAGATCGCCTGCGGCGCGCCGGTCGCGACGCAGCCCGGCGGGCCCTGGCCGTACCTCGTGCCGACCTCCGCGCTGTCCGCGACGGCCACCAGCGCCAACAACGGCTACCCGGCGAGCAACGCGGTGGACGGCCAGGTCACGACCCTGTGGCACTCGCAGTTCAGCCCGGTCCACGACCCGCTGCCGATCTCCCTGACGATCGACCTTGGATCGGTGCAGACGGTTACGGGACTGACCTACCAGCCGCGGCTGGACGGCGACATCACCGGCACGATCACCGGCTACACCGTCGAGGTCAGCAGCGACGGAGCGACCTTCACGAGTGCGGCGTCGCCGGGGACCTGGCCGCAGGACGCCACGCTGAAATCCGTTCAGTTCACACCGGTTTCGGCACGCTATGTACGACTGACGGCGACCGCGGGAGCGAACGGATACGCGTCCGCGGCCGAAGTCGGGGTGGCGGCGCTCCCGGCGGCGTGA
- a CDS encoding ABC transporter permease gives MTTTSPSTLGQRAEEPPAAATPASRLRAAVTRAGAQSLGLIAALAFVLILFGSLNSNYLSWQNIQVIAEAVTISGLLAVVQTVVIILGALDISVGSQAGLASVTSAMVFTSAGSNAFAGIGAAIGIGAVIGVVNGAIIVYGRVNAVIATLAGLAAYKGVAQLVSDGRAQGYVLNDSIFVFLGRGKIAGLPVMVWLLLAVAAAVHVLLKYTDIGRNIYAIGGNDTAARLAGINLNKYILAVYALSGVVAAVAGILLTARTGSGQPVSGSEGLELQSITAAALGGCALKGGKGGVGGTLLAVALLGALQNGLTVQGINAFWQNIAQGALLVVAVVLQQRRSRERAVGLPA, from the coding sequence ATGACCACCACTTCCCCCTCGACACTCGGCCAGCGAGCCGAGGAACCTCCCGCCGCCGCTACTCCCGCGAGCCGCCTCCGCGCTGCCGTCACCCGCGCCGGCGCGCAGAGCCTGGGCCTGATCGCCGCGCTGGCCTTCGTCCTCATCCTGTTCGGCTCGCTCAACTCCAACTACCTGAGCTGGCAGAACATCCAGGTCATCGCCGAGGCGGTGACCATCTCCGGGCTGCTGGCCGTGGTGCAGACCGTGGTCATCATCCTCGGTGCGCTGGACATCTCGGTCGGCTCGCAGGCCGGCCTGGCCTCCGTCACCAGCGCCATGGTGTTCACCAGCGCCGGGTCCAACGCGTTCGCGGGCATCGGCGCGGCTATCGGCATCGGCGCCGTGATCGGCGTCGTCAACGGCGCGATCATCGTCTACGGCCGGGTCAACGCCGTCATCGCCACCCTCGCGGGCCTGGCCGCGTACAAGGGCGTGGCGCAGCTCGTCTCCGACGGGCGCGCGCAGGGCTATGTGCTCAACGACAGCATCTTCGTCTTCCTCGGTCGGGGCAAGATCGCCGGGCTGCCGGTCATGGTGTGGCTGCTGCTCGCGGTCGCCGCCGCCGTCCACGTCCTGCTGAAGTACACCGACATCGGCCGCAACATCTACGCCATCGGCGGCAACGACACGGCCGCCCGGCTGGCCGGCATCAACCTCAACAAGTACATCCTGGCCGTCTACGCGCTCTCCGGCGTCGTCGCGGCGGTCGCCGGCATCCTGCTGACCGCGCGCACCGGCTCCGGGCAGCCGGTCTCCGGCAGCGAGGGGCTGGAGTTGCAGTCCATCACGGCCGCCGCGCTCGGCGGCTGCGCGCTCAAGGGCGGCAAGGGCGGCGTCGGCGGCACGCTGCTGGCCGTCGCCCTGCTCGGAGCCCTGCAGAACGGGCTGACCGTCCAGGGCATCAACGCCTTCTGGCAGAACATCGCGCAAGGCGCACTGTTGGTCGTCGCCGTCGTGCTCCAGCAACGGCGCTCTCGCGAACGGGCTGTGGGGTTGCCGGCATGA
- a CDS encoding sugar ABC transporter ATP-binding protein: MDSPDGPSTQGAGSGLAAEAISKRFGPVRALHDVTVTFPAGQVTALMGENGAGKSTLLRILTGDQRPTQGRMSLDGQVLDLHSPQDAHRAGVRLIPQEPEIIPHVSVAENVYAGALPRRGPRGFDRAGLRRRVLADLERLGFAQALDPDLLGSQLTPAQRQLVEIMRALTGSTPARAIAFDEPTSSLSEHEVEALFALIRRLRDQGIAVIYVSHRMKEVFQLADRVVVLRDGELAGAAPAADVDETALVRLMVGRDLSQLFVREHAATDRVVLDVSQLTTNDVRDISLRVHAGEIVALAGLIGAGRSELALALAGDIPIRSGRILMDGKPLRLRGPRDAIRAGIGLAPEERKAQALFAQRTIRDNTTLVSLHRLRRWRFVKRRAEKALAQEYADRLRVRAPSIEAEVRTLSGGNQQKVVLARWLARKPALLILDEPTRGVDVGAKAEIYQIIADLATAGTAVLVISSELPEVLGLADRILVMQNGRITGELGRAEASEEKILALAMADDLGGSAPDSAGTSASDSNSGTPGGSGSLRPDLADTADAAGASASGSSPGRQDSSGDLAEYRSSPPDPAASAPTTPAPIRESAGSAPEGSPR; the protein is encoded by the coding sequence GTGGACAGCCCCGACGGCCCCAGCACTCAGGGTGCTGGGAGCGGACTCGCGGCCGAGGCGATCTCCAAACGCTTCGGCCCGGTCCGGGCCCTGCACGACGTCACCGTCACCTTCCCGGCCGGCCAGGTCACCGCACTGATGGGGGAGAACGGCGCCGGCAAGTCGACGCTGCTGCGCATCCTCACCGGCGACCAGCGTCCGACCCAGGGCCGGATGTCCCTCGACGGCCAGGTCCTGGACCTGCACTCGCCGCAGGACGCGCACCGCGCGGGCGTCCGGCTGATCCCGCAGGAGCCGGAGATCATCCCGCACGTCTCCGTTGCGGAGAACGTCTACGCCGGAGCGCTGCCACGCCGCGGCCCGCGCGGTTTCGACCGCGCGGGGCTGCGCCGCCGCGTGCTCGCCGACCTGGAGCGCCTGGGCTTCGCCCAAGCGCTGGACCCGGACCTGCTCGGCTCGCAGCTCACCCCGGCCCAACGGCAGCTCGTGGAGATCATGCGGGCCCTGACCGGGAGCACGCCGGCGCGCGCCATCGCCTTCGACGAGCCGACGTCGTCCTTGTCCGAGCACGAGGTCGAGGCGCTGTTCGCGCTGATCCGGCGGCTGCGGGACCAGGGCATCGCCGTCATCTACGTCTCGCACCGGATGAAGGAGGTGTTCCAGCTCGCCGACCGCGTCGTGGTGCTGCGCGACGGCGAACTGGCCGGCGCCGCGCCGGCGGCCGACGTCGACGAGACCGCGCTGGTGCGGCTGATGGTCGGGCGCGACCTGTCGCAGCTGTTCGTGCGCGAACACGCCGCCACCGATCGCGTGGTGCTGGACGTCTCGCAGCTGACCACGAACGACGTCCGCGACATCAGCCTGCGCGTACACGCCGGCGAGATCGTCGCACTGGCCGGCCTGATCGGCGCCGGCCGCTCCGAACTGGCGCTGGCCCTGGCCGGCGACATCCCGATCCGCTCCGGCCGGATCCTGATGGACGGCAAACCGCTCCGCCTGCGCGGCCCCCGCGACGCCATCCGCGCCGGCATCGGCCTGGCCCCCGAGGAACGCAAAGCGCAGGCACTGTTCGCCCAGCGCACCATCCGCGACAACACGACCCTGGTCAGCCTGCACCGACTGCGTCGCTGGCGCTTCGTCAAGCGCCGTGCGGAGAAGGCCCTGGCCCAGGAGTACGCCGATCGGCTGCGGGTCCGCGCGCCCTCCATCGAGGCCGAAGTCAGAACCCTGTCAGGCGGCAACCAGCAGAAAGTCGTCCTGGCCCGCTGGCTGGCGCGCAAACCGGCGCTGCTGATCCTGGACGAGCCGACCCGCGGCGTCGACGTCGGCGCGAAGGCGGAGATCTACCAGATCATCGCCGACCTGGCCACGGCCGGCACCGCGGTCCTGGTGATCTCCTCGGAGCTGCCCGAGGTGCTGGGGCTGGCCGACCGGATCCTGGTGATGCAGAACGGGCGCATCACCGGGGAGCTGGGGCGGGCCGAGGCCTCGGAGGAGAAGATCCTCGCGTTGGCGATGGCTGATGATCTCGGCGGCTCGGCTCCCGATTCCGCCGGCACCTCGGCCAGCGACAGCAACTCCGGCACGCCCGGCGGTTCCGGCAGTCTGCGGCCTGACCTCGCCGATACCGCAGATGCTGCCGGCGCCTCGGCCAGCGGCAGCAGCCCCGGCCGGCAAGACAGCTCCGGCGACCTTGCCGAATATCGCAGCTCGCCGCCCGACCCAGCCGCCTCCGCCCCCACCACCCCCGCGCCGATCCGCGAGTCCGCCGGATCCGCCCCGGAAGGCAGTCCCCGATGA
- a CDS encoding substrate-binding domain-containing protein: MNLARVRGSAAVLGVAVALCATACSTGKSTTAAASSGAPVTGKITLTYLQKQGDQQYFIDEANGAKAKAAQLGVDLKVVNLGDDANQTVSDVQAAVAQKSSGLIIVPPDPSVGPQVVQLAKDAGIPLLTSDDQVCTSGPDPASCPTANLVPRVGFSGTQMGTDVGKKAADLYAKAGWSAADTRTISAWKQDVTVCTDRVKAAKASFAAGAGAGVQNIDVATDNTPTGAQDKVAATITANPGVKHWVIWGCNDENVQGGVTALQNAGVSADNVIGVGLGAYLACKDWGSSQPTGMKAALYISGKDIGSLAVQTMYDKLKNGKAFPQEADAPTTMVDATTWQSAGVKCS; the protein is encoded by the coding sequence ATGAACCTCGCGCGTGTCCGCGGCTCGGCCGCAGTGCTCGGCGTGGCGGTGGCGCTGTGTGCGACCGCCTGCTCGACCGGCAAGTCCACCACGGCGGCGGCCTCCTCCGGCGCCCCGGTCACCGGCAAGATCACCCTGACGTACCTGCAGAAGCAGGGCGACCAGCAGTACTTCATCGACGAGGCGAACGGGGCCAAGGCCAAGGCCGCCCAGCTCGGGGTCGACCTGAAGGTCGTGAACCTCGGGGACGACGCCAACCAGACCGTCAGCGACGTGCAGGCCGCCGTCGCGCAGAAGAGCAGCGGCCTGATCATCGTGCCGCCGGACCCCTCGGTCGGCCCGCAGGTGGTGCAGCTGGCCAAGGACGCCGGCATCCCGCTGCTGACCTCCGACGACCAGGTGTGCACCTCCGGCCCGGACCCCGCGTCCTGCCCGACGGCGAACCTGGTGCCGCGGGTCGGCTTCAGCGGCACGCAGATGGGCACCGACGTCGGCAAGAAGGCCGCCGACCTGTACGCCAAGGCCGGGTGGAGCGCCGCCGACACGCGCACCATCTCGGCGTGGAAGCAGGACGTGACCGTGTGCACGGACCGGGTCAAGGCCGCCAAGGCGAGCTTCGCCGCGGGTGCGGGCGCCGGCGTGCAGAACATCGACGTCGCGACCGACAACACCCCGACCGGTGCGCAGGACAAGGTCGCCGCGACGATCACCGCCAACCCCGGCGTGAAGCACTGGGTGATCTGGGGCTGCAACGACGAGAACGTCCAGGGCGGTGTCACGGCGCTGCAGAACGCCGGCGTCTCGGCGGACAACGTGATCGGCGTCGGCCTCGGCGCGTACCTGGCGTGCAAGGACTGGGGCAGCTCGCAGCCGACCGGGATGAAGGCGGCGCTCTACATCAGCGGCAAGGACATCGGGTCGCTGGCCGTGCAGACGATGTACGACAAGCTCAAGAACGGCAAGGCCTTCCCCCAGGAGGCTGACGCGCCCACGACCATGGTCGACGCCACGACCTGGCAGTCCGCCGGCGTGAAGTGCAGCTGA
- a CDS encoding SDR family NAD(P)-dependent oxidoreductase, protein MNEQTCRRFTDRVAVVTGAAGGIGAATARRLAAEGAAVIAVDVADDAGRAVVQEISTATDTAEAGGRAEYWSGDVASAAMWDALAEHVHARYKRLDVLHSNAFRVVVKPAHELSEAEWDGQLGVNLKAAWLGVRAFAGMLGENQGAIVLTSSVHALIGLPGHPAYAAAKGALCALGRQLAVEYGPRIRVNTVLPGPILTAAWDRVDAEGRAASVAETVAGRFGRPEEVAAAVAFLASADASFVTGANLVVDGGWSVVKASS, encoded by the coding sequence GTGAACGAACAGACCTGTCGCCGCTTCACCGACCGGGTCGCCGTGGTCACCGGGGCGGCCGGCGGCATCGGCGCGGCCACCGCGCGGCGCCTGGCCGCCGAGGGTGCGGCGGTGATCGCCGTCGACGTCGCCGACGACGCGGGCCGCGCGGTGGTCCAGGAGATCAGTACGGCGACGGATACAGCCGAAGCCGGCGGCCGGGCCGAGTACTGGTCCGGGGACGTTGCCAGCGCCGCCATGTGGGACGCGTTGGCAGAACATGTACACGCTCGTTACAAGCGGCTGGACGTGCTGCACAGCAACGCGTTCCGGGTGGTGGTCAAACCGGCGCACGAGCTGAGCGAGGCCGAGTGGGACGGACAGCTCGGCGTGAACCTGAAGGCCGCCTGGCTCGGCGTGCGGGCCTTCGCCGGGATGCTCGGGGAGAATCAGGGCGCGATCGTGCTCACCTCCTCGGTGCACGCGCTGATCGGCCTGCCCGGCCATCCCGCCTACGCCGCGGCCAAGGGCGCGCTGTGCGCGCTGGGCCGGCAGCTGGCCGTCGAGTACGGCCCGCGGATCCGGGTCAACACGGTCCTGCCGGGCCCGATCCTGACCGCGGCGTGGGACCGCGTCGACGCCGAGGGCCGGGCCGCCAGCGTCGCGGAGACCGTCGCAGGACGCTTCGGGCGCCCCGAGGAGGTGGCCGCGGCGGTGGCGTTCCTGGCCTCGGCCGACGCCTCCTTCGTGACCGGCGCGAACCTGGTCGTGGACGGTGGCTGGTCCGTCGTCAAAGCTTCGTCATGA
- a CDS encoding FadR/GntR family transcriptional regulator, which translates to MSVHVRGLHGQAVDVIGERIVRGDNAPGDLLYPDRIEAELGVSKTVVREALRVLASKGLIDSRQKRGTFVRPRADWNLLDADVLRWRGQGVPDEGFLDDLAEVRAIVEPAGARLAARRRTEEDLAALVEAIEQMEAADGDVPATVEADLAFHRALLAAAHNELLTGMEVVIEAGLRVRDSFVHGADHGAEHGADDAVPAHRAVVDAIAARDPEAAARAVEALLAKAVTDLRQLIGSPDREETA; encoded by the coding sequence ATGAGTGTGCACGTACGCGGCCTGCACGGTCAGGCCGTCGACGTGATCGGCGAGCGGATCGTGCGCGGCGACAACGCCCCCGGCGACCTGCTGTACCCCGACCGGATCGAGGCAGAGCTCGGAGTCAGCAAGACCGTGGTGCGCGAGGCGCTGCGCGTCCTGGCCTCCAAGGGCCTCATCGACTCGCGGCAGAAACGCGGCACCTTCGTCCGGCCGCGCGCCGACTGGAACCTGCTGGACGCCGACGTGCTGCGCTGGCGCGGGCAAGGGGTCCCGGACGAGGGCTTCCTGGACGACCTGGCCGAGGTCCGCGCGATCGTCGAGCCGGCCGGGGCGAGGCTGGCGGCCCGCCGGCGCACCGAGGAGGACCTGGCCGCGCTGGTCGAGGCGATCGAGCAGATGGAGGCCGCCGACGGCGACGTCCCGGCGACCGTCGAGGCCGACCTGGCCTTCCACCGGGCGCTGCTGGCCGCCGCGCACAACGAGCTGCTCACCGGGATGGAAGTGGTCATCGAGGCCGGCCTGCGGGTGCGCGACAGCTTCGTGCACGGCGCGGACCACGGAGCCGAGCACGGGGCCGACGACGCCGTCCCGGCGCACCGCGCGGTGGTCGACGCGATCGCCGCGCGGGACCCCGAGGCGGCGGCGCGCGCCGTCGAGGCACTGCTCGCCAAGGCGGTCACCGACCTGCGGCAGCTGATCGGCTCACCGGACCGGGAAGAGACCGCATGA